In Gambusia affinis linkage group LG06, SWU_Gaff_1.0, whole genome shotgun sequence, one DNA window encodes the following:
- the spartb gene encoding spartin b isoform X1 yields MEKAKQDAFDNARLQVIKDGYERGFECINNGLSADEAGEKSQALEFYKRGRQHLLRGTSVPSRGEECVGSSWESARQMQQKMQETLNNITTRLAMLETSSDLESTPTQSSSGAHMSSGGLYPKLDTKAKPERPAPPCLATGAARGVTATHTSVVPAEQPPAYSPQAADGHVSISYGTESGEMSVVGDDFYSRTSTSSSSSQSVGEDGEELLYIPNGVQIFFVTPEGQVSAPSYPGYLRLVKFTSHPSDRMPSRPPAFLQVCDWLYPLMSVNSPVLECNTGVFMFPDMMAPAPGYYVGVVLSSELPVADRALFKNLLSQMTDLRVQAADEAADSVNLSQKVSIAAPEERERPPGADEAASAETEEEKTLPEWSEKVASGILTGASWLSWGLVKGAEYTGKAIQKGASKLREHITPEDKPTDVSPTVTKSLYVAKQATGGAVKVSQFLVDGVCTVANCVGRELAPHVKKHGGKLIPESMKKDKDGRSNMDGAMVVAASGVQGFATVWHGLEAAAKDITTNVASETVTTIKHKYGTAAGQATDNAVNSAINVGITAFNIDNLGIKAVVKRTGKQTAQAILEDYKLQDKPQNGKEVEKLTK; encoded by the exons ATGGAGAAGGCCAAACAAGATGCATTTGATAATGCCAGACTTCAAGTGATCAAAGATGGCTATGAAAGGGGGTTTGAGTGCATCAATAACGGATTGTCAGCAGATGAAGCTGGGGAAAAGTCACAGGCTCTGGAGTTCTACAAGCGAGGTCGACAGCATCTTCTCAGAGGCACCAGCGTGCCTTCTCGGGGCGAGGAGTGTGTTGGCAGCTCCTGGGAATCGGCCAGGCAAATGCAGCAGAAGATGCAGGAGACGCTGAACAACATCACCACACGCCTTGCCATGCTCGAGACCAGTTCCGACCTCGAGTCTACACCCACACAGAGTTCTAGTGGTGCACACATGTCTTCTGGAGGTCTGTATCCAAAGCTCGACACCAAAGCAAAGCCAGAAAGACCAGCCCCACCATGCCTAGCCACAGGAGCTGCAAGAGGCGTAACTGCAACCCATACTTCAGTGGTTCCAGCTGAGCAACCACCAGCTTACTCTCCTCAGGCTGCTGATGGCCATGTATCTATCTCTTATGGCACAGAATCAGGAGAGATGTCAGTGGTCGGGGATGATTTCTACAGTCGTACATCTACTTCCTCGTCATCTTCTCAGAGTGTGGGTGAGGATGGAGAAGAGCTGCTTTACATCCCTAACGGTGTTCAGATATTCTTTGTCACACCCGAGGGGCAAGTAAGCGCCCCATCGTACCCTGGCTACCTGCGGCTGGTGAAGTTCACCAGTCATCCCTCAGATAGGATGCCCAGTAGACCGCCAGCATTTCTGCAg GTGTGTGACTGGCTCTACCCTCTCATGTCTGTGAACTCTCCAGTGCTAGAGTGTAACACCGGAGTTTTTATGTTTCCGGACATGATGGCGCCGGCACCGGGCTACTACGTCGGGGTTGTGTTGTCGTCTGAGCTCCCTGTGGCAGACCGAGCCTTGTTTAAGAACCTGCTCTCTCAGATGACAGATCTCAGGGTTCAG GCCGCAGATGAAGCTGCAGACTCGGTTAATCTCAGTCAGAAGGTATCCATTGCTGCACCAGAGGAGAGGGAAAGACCACCTGGAGCTGATGAGGCAGCATCTGCAGAAACCGAAGAGGAGAAAACTTTGCCTGAATGGAGTGAAAAAGTGGCAAGTGGGATCTTAACTG GTGCTTCCTGGTTAAGCTGGGGTTTGGTCAAAGGGGCTGAGTACACAGGCAAGGCTATTCAGAAAGGGGCGTCTAAGCTCAGGGAACACATCACTCCAGAGGACAAGCCCACCGATGTGAGCCCCACTGTGACCAAAAGCCTCTATGTGGCCAAGCAAGCAACAGGAGGCGCTGTGAAAGTCAGCCAGTTTCTAG TGGACGGTGTGTGTACTGTGGCTAACTGTGTTGGTCGAGAGTTGGCTCCTCATGTGAAAAAACATGGAGGCAAACTGATTCCTGAGTCCATGAAGAAGGATAAAGACGGGCGCTCGAACATGGATGGAGCGATGGTCGTGGCTGCCAGTGGAGTGCAAG GATTTGCAACTGTTTGGCATGGTTTGGAAGCAGCTGCTAAGGACATCACCACAAATGTGGCATCAGAAACAGTTACCACCATAAAACATAA GTACGGCACTGCGGCGGGACAAGCCACGGACAACGCTGTCAATTCTGCCATCAATGTTGGTATTACTGCCTTCAATATTGACAACCTGGGGATCAAAGCTGTGGTTAAAAGAACTGGAAAGCAAACGGCACAGGCTATTTTGGAAGACTACAAGCTTCAGGATAAACCACAAAATGGGAAGGAAGTGGAGAAACTCACCAAATAG
- the spartb gene encoding spartin b isoform X2 translates to MEKAKQDAFDNARLQVIKDGYERGFECINNGLSADEAGEKSQALEFYKRGRQHLLRGTSVPSRGEECVGSSWESARQMQQKMQETLNNITTRLAMLETSSDLESTPTQSSSGAHMSSGGLYPKLDTKAKPERPAPPCLATGAARGVTATHTSVVPAEQPPAYSPQAADGHVSISYGTESGEMSVVGDDFYSRTSTSSSSSQSVGEDGEELLYIPNGVQIFFVTPEGQVSAPSYPGYLRLVKFTSHPSDRMPSRPPAFLQVCDWLYPLMSVNSPVLECNTGVFMFPDMMAPAPGYYVGVVLSSELPVADRALFKNLLSQMTDLRVQAADEAADSVNLSQKVSIAAPEERERPPGADEAASAETEEEKTLPEWSEKVASGILTGASWLSWGLVKGAEYTGKAIQKGASKLREHITPEDKPTDVSPTVTKSLYVAKQATGGAVKVSQFLVDGVCTVANCVGRELAPHVKKHGGKLIPESMKKDKDGRSNMDGAMVVAASGVQGFATVWHGLEAAAKDITTNVASETVTTIKHKYRALQKVSETSNEKNSNSNNTN, encoded by the exons ATGGAGAAGGCCAAACAAGATGCATTTGATAATGCCAGACTTCAAGTGATCAAAGATGGCTATGAAAGGGGGTTTGAGTGCATCAATAACGGATTGTCAGCAGATGAAGCTGGGGAAAAGTCACAGGCTCTGGAGTTCTACAAGCGAGGTCGACAGCATCTTCTCAGAGGCACCAGCGTGCCTTCTCGGGGCGAGGAGTGTGTTGGCAGCTCCTGGGAATCGGCCAGGCAAATGCAGCAGAAGATGCAGGAGACGCTGAACAACATCACCACACGCCTTGCCATGCTCGAGACCAGTTCCGACCTCGAGTCTACACCCACACAGAGTTCTAGTGGTGCACACATGTCTTCTGGAGGTCTGTATCCAAAGCTCGACACCAAAGCAAAGCCAGAAAGACCAGCCCCACCATGCCTAGCCACAGGAGCTGCAAGAGGCGTAACTGCAACCCATACTTCAGTGGTTCCAGCTGAGCAACCACCAGCTTACTCTCCTCAGGCTGCTGATGGCCATGTATCTATCTCTTATGGCACAGAATCAGGAGAGATGTCAGTGGTCGGGGATGATTTCTACAGTCGTACATCTACTTCCTCGTCATCTTCTCAGAGTGTGGGTGAGGATGGAGAAGAGCTGCTTTACATCCCTAACGGTGTTCAGATATTCTTTGTCACACCCGAGGGGCAAGTAAGCGCCCCATCGTACCCTGGCTACCTGCGGCTGGTGAAGTTCACCAGTCATCCCTCAGATAGGATGCCCAGTAGACCGCCAGCATTTCTGCAg GTGTGTGACTGGCTCTACCCTCTCATGTCTGTGAACTCTCCAGTGCTAGAGTGTAACACCGGAGTTTTTATGTTTCCGGACATGATGGCGCCGGCACCGGGCTACTACGTCGGGGTTGTGTTGTCGTCTGAGCTCCCTGTGGCAGACCGAGCCTTGTTTAAGAACCTGCTCTCTCAGATGACAGATCTCAGGGTTCAG GCCGCAGATGAAGCTGCAGACTCGGTTAATCTCAGTCAGAAGGTATCCATTGCTGCACCAGAGGAGAGGGAAAGACCACCTGGAGCTGATGAGGCAGCATCTGCAGAAACCGAAGAGGAGAAAACTTTGCCTGAATGGAGTGAAAAAGTGGCAAGTGGGATCTTAACTG GTGCTTCCTGGTTAAGCTGGGGTTTGGTCAAAGGGGCTGAGTACACAGGCAAGGCTATTCAGAAAGGGGCGTCTAAGCTCAGGGAACACATCACTCCAGAGGACAAGCCCACCGATGTGAGCCCCACTGTGACCAAAAGCCTCTATGTGGCCAAGCAAGCAACAGGAGGCGCTGTGAAAGTCAGCCAGTTTCTAG TGGACGGTGTGTGTACTGTGGCTAACTGTGTTGGTCGAGAGTTGGCTCCTCATGTGAAAAAACATGGAGGCAAACTGATTCCTGAGTCCATGAAGAAGGATAAAGACGGGCGCTCGAACATGGATGGAGCGATGGTCGTGGCTGCCAGTGGAGTGCAAG GATTTGCAACTGTTTGGCATGGTTTGGAAGCAGCTGCTAAGGACATCACCACAAATGTGGCATCAGAAACAGTTACCACCATAAAACATAA ATATAGAGCTCTACAAAAGGTCTCTGAAACATCTAATGAGAAGAACAGTAATTCTAACAATACCAATTAA